One Streptomyces sp. CNQ-509 DNA window includes the following coding sequences:
- a CDS encoding carbohydrate ABC transporter permease, translated as MATLERARTKAADPRPRGDGSRRPFWTARRRDQLAGYLFIAPQLLGSVLFVLIPLVLVFWYSFHEWNVLAGSFHGVGADNYRALADDPKLPGVLRATAFFSVGLVVLNLSLALALAVLLNQKLRGSIVLRTLFFSPVVVSLVAWTIVWGFLLQKNGGINAGLDLIGVEGPNWLRGETSSMISVVVVQVFKNVGLNMVLFLAALQGVPRELYEAATVDGAGRWRQFLRITVPLISPTILLTSIITVVGSLQVFAQIAVLTQGGPGNSTTVLVYYLYQQAFEFHHFGYGATLSVLLFLIVLVLTVVQWQMRKKWVFHES; from the coding sequence ATGGCGACCCTGGAACGCGCCCGGACCAAGGCGGCGGACCCGCGCCCGCGCGGGGACGGCTCCCGGCGGCCCTTCTGGACCGCCCGCCGCCGGGACCAGTTGGCCGGCTACCTGTTCATCGCCCCGCAGTTGCTGGGCAGCGTCCTGTTCGTCCTCATCCCGCTGGTCCTGGTCTTCTGGTACAGCTTCCACGAGTGGAACGTGCTGGCCGGCAGCTTCCACGGGGTCGGCGCGGACAACTACCGGGCGCTGGCCGACGACCCCAAGCTGCCGGGCGTGCTGCGCGCCACCGCGTTCTTCTCCGTCGGCCTGGTGGTGCTGAACCTGAGCCTCGCGCTGGCGCTCGCGGTGCTGCTCAACCAGAAGCTGCGCGGCAGCATCGTCCTCCGCACGCTGTTCTTCTCGCCCGTCGTGGTCTCGCTGGTCGCCTGGACGATCGTGTGGGGCTTCCTGCTGCAGAAGAACGGCGGCATCAACGCCGGGCTCGACCTGATCGGCGTCGAGGGGCCCAACTGGCTGCGCGGCGAGACCTCGTCGATGATCTCGGTGGTCGTCGTGCAGGTCTTCAAGAACGTGGGCCTGAACATGGTCCTGTTCCTGGCCGCGCTGCAGGGCGTGCCGCGGGAGCTGTACGAGGCCGCCACGGTGGACGGCGCCGGGCGGTGGCGGCAGTTCCTCCGCATCACGGTGCCGCTGATCAGCCCGACGATCCTGCTGACCTCGATCATCACGGTGGTCGGCTCGCTCCAGGTGTTCGCCCAGATCGCCGTGCTCACCCAGGGCGGCCCCGGCAACTCCACCACGGTCCTCGTCTACTACCTCTACCAGCAGGCGTTCGAGTTCCACCACTTCGGCTACGGCGCGACGCTCTCCGTGCTGCTCTTCCTCATCGTGCTCGTGCTCACCGTCGTGCAGTGGCAGATGCGCAAGAAGTGGGTCTTCCATGAGTCATAA